The DNA region GGGGGCTAGGTAGTAGACATACTGTCCGGCGGGCTGCATCTTAGGATCGCGCTTCCAGTACGGCCGGGCATAGAGGGGATCGGTGAAGTAGAGGCCACCGGTTTTCTTGGGGTGCACCCAGACATCGTTGGGGCCATTGAGTAGCTTCCCCGCCGGGTCGGTCAGCACCACAACCGTGACTTTCTTATCTTTTCCAATGCACCAGAGCTGGTTTAGGTCGTCGGCGCAGCTCCAGAGATTCCCGGCGGCATCGAAGTACATTCCATTGGAGCGTCCGCAGGGCTGCATAAAAGTCGAGAGCTTGCCGTCGGTGCTCCAGATAAGAATCCGGTCATTGGGCTGGTCGGTGAAGTAGACATTGCCCTGCGCATCGGCGGTCGGGCCTTCGGTAAACGAGAACTCTCCGGCCAGCTTCTCAAGAGCCGCACCGGGAGCAATCACAGAGAGGATAGTTGTAGTACTCATAGCCCTAGTGTACCTGAGTTTGACAAGTGTTATAACTAATGTTATAATTTTTGCTATGAAAGCAAAGATTATTAGTGTGGGAAACTCGGCGGGGATTATCTTGCCTAAGGAAGTACTGGACTCAATGAAGGTGGAGAAGGGAGACACTCTCTATATTCGAGAAACAGTGAGTGGCTACGAAGTCTCCCCGTACGATCCTGACTTCGATGAGTATATGGAAGCAGCCCGTATTATCATGCGTGAGAACCGCGACGCACTCCGACGACTGGCAGGGCACGATGACTGAGCCCCGCTGGGTATCCCGGCGTTGGGTCTTGGCCGTTCATGATGAGCAACTTGCTGAGCATGGAGGGGGAGCAGGAGTACGTGACGATGGGCTTTTAGAGTCGGCTCTTGCTCGTCCTCAGAACCTTTGGAGCTATGGTGAGCCTGCGCCTGATCTCGCAGCGCTTGCGGCGACCTATGCCTATGGTATCGCAAAGAACCACGCCTTTGTGGATGGAAACAAACGCACGGCGCTTGTGGTATCCTTTGGTTTCTTTTGGGTAAATGGCTATAAGATGACGACATCACAGAGTGAAAATGCCGTTGTTTTTGAGCAGCTTGCGGCGGGAGAGCTTAGCGAAGAGGAGCTTGCAAATTGGTTTCGAAACCACTCGGAGCCGAGGTGAAAATGAAATTACTACCCATTCAGTACGAAGAGACTGTCCGCGCGGCCCTGATCGAGGATATCGGGGCGGGGGATGTGACGACACTGCTCTCGGTGCCGGCGGAGAATCGCGCCCGTGGCGTCTTCTTGGTGAAGGCGGAGGGCGTGCTCTGTGGGCTGGAGGTCGCGGCGTGTGCGTTTCGGCTGGTCGATCCCGCCATTGAGTTTACGCCCCTGGTCGTCGACGGCACGCGGGTGAGCTACGGCGATATTGTTGCCAAGCTCTCCGGTCCGGCGCAGAGCCTGCTCACGGGCGAGCGGGTGGCGCTGAATTTTTCCCAGCGGCTCTCGGGGACGGCAAGTCTGACCCGGCGCTTTGTGGACGCCGTGGCGGGGACCAAGGCGCGGATTGTCGATACGCGCAAGACCACACCGGGGCTGCGGACACTCGAAAAATACGCGGTGCGCTGTGGCGGCGGGCACAACCATCGGTATGGGCTGGGCGACGGCGTGCTCATCAAGGACAACCACCTCGCGGCGGGCGGTGGGGTTGCGGCGTGTGTGGCGCGGGCGCGGGAGCACGCGCCGCATCCGCTACGCATCGAGGTCGAGTGCAAGACCCTGGCGCAGGTGGACGAGGCCGTGGCGGCGGGGGCGGATATTCTCTTGCTCGACAACATGAGCAATGAGCAGCTCCGCGTGGCCGTGGAAAAGATCGCGGGGCGTGCGCTGGCCGAGGCATCGGGTGGGGTGAATCTTGCGACCGTGCGCGGGATCGCGGAGACCGGGGTCGATATTATCTCGGTGGGGGCCTTGACCCACTCGGCGGCGGCGCTGGATATCTCGCTGGACTTCGACGAGTCGTGAGATTTGGGGGAACATGGCTGGCGTGTGGGAGTGTCCTCTCGACCATGGATGTCGCGCGGGAGCACCTCGCTAAGTCCGGTGAGTACGGCGCGGTGGTCCAGGCACAGGCACAGACCGCCGGGCGTGGACGGCAGGGGAAGGCGTGGTTCACCCCGCCGGAGGGAACTCAGGTCAGCATGACCGTGATCGGCCACCCGGTTGCGCTGCGGGATGCCTGGCGGCTGGCGCCCATGGCCGGTGTCGCGGTGGTGGAGGGGATCGAGGCGTGCCTCCCCGAGTGTGGGCTCCGGGTGCGGTTTCCCAACGACGTGCTTCTTAGTGGGCGAAAGCTGGCGGGAGTGCTGATCGAGACCATGAGTGTCCCGGGAGAGCCCGAGCTCTGCACGCCGCTGATTGGCATCGGGGTCAATGTCAATGTGCCAGCCAGTGCGTTTCCTCTGGAGCTACAGACCCAGGCGACCTCGCTGCGCCGCGAGCTGGAGCGGGAGATCACCGAGCCGATCGCCGAGCAGGTTGTCCAGGCGCTGGGACGGCTCTGGGAGCTGCCGGCCGAGGACTGGCTGGCACGCTGGCACGGACTGCTTGCTCCCCAGGCGACACGGGTCTTTGTTCTGGAGGGGCGTGCGCAGCGGTGTCGGGTGGTGCTGCTCGGTGCCGATGGGAAGCTCGTGGTGGAGACCGAGGAAGGGGAGCTGAGAGCGATCTCCGCCGCGCAGGTGATCCTGGGTGAGGAGTGACCTGCTTGTCACGACCAGCCACAAGCCCGATGCGCTCCTCTGGGCACGGGCGGAGGCCTACGCGACCCAGCTCGCCTGTCCGCTCGCGAGCCGGCATGCGGAGGGAATGCCCGTGGTCTTTGGGCGCTACCCCGATGCCCAGCGCGCGCTGATTGTCCAGAGCCACCGCCTGCTCCTGGTGGATCGCGCGGGCACGCAGTTCTTCTTTCACCCTAACCTCGGGGCGATGCGCCTGCGCAATATCCTCCGCGGCCAGCCGGACTATCTCTTGGAGGCGATGCAGCTACAGCCGGGCGACTCGGTGCTGGACTGTACCCTGGGCTACGCCGGCGAGGCATCGCTGTGTGCCCATGTGGTGGGCGACGCGGGGGAGGTGCATGGGATCGAGGGCAACCCGGAGGTAGGGCTGGTCGTGCGGGAGGGGCTCCAGGTCTTTGTCACCGATAAGGCCCTGCTCAACGCGGCGATGCGCCGGGTCCGTGTCGTGCACCTGGGGCACCACCTGGAGTTTCTGCGCACCTGCCCGGATAAGCGCTACGATATTGTCTACTTCGATCCCTTCTTCGATGTCCCGGTCGATACGGAGGAGACCCTGGTGCCGCTCAAGGCCTTTGGGGAGCACGCTCCCCTCACCGCCGAGGCCCTGACACAGGCACGGCGTATCGCGCGGCGGCGGGTGGTGGTCAAGACCGCCCGCTGGTCCGAGCAGCTTGCTGAGTTTGGGATCACGGAGCTGGTAGGAGGCAAGTCCGGGCGGGTGGTCTACGGTGTCCTCCCGGTGGCGGTGTGAGAAATACGTGCGACCCCGACGGCTGGCGCTTGTCTCAAGAAAGCGTGAGATACGCCGCCCCTCTGCTCTGCCTGCTTCCCTTGCTTTCCGTGGGGTGTGGGCCGCGTCCGGGAGGCACTCCGACCCCCAAGCCTCTGGCGACCCCAAAGCCAGCCCCCAGCCCGCTGTCCGTGACCGGGGAGCTCACGCAGAACCGGACGGTCCTCTCCGATGGTAAGGGCAGGCGAGTTCTGGAGCTGACCGGCGGGCGCTTCGAGCTCGCACCGGGCGCGGCCCAGGCCACCCTGCGAGGGACCCACGCGACGGTCTACCGCGCCGGGCTACCGTCGCTGGCCATCGCGGCCAAGGAGATCAGGGTCGAGCGAGTGAGCCACAAGCTCACCGCGCAGGGAGGGGTCTCCGCGGAGGCCGCCGACGGTCGCAAGGTGCGCTGTGATACCCTGACCTGGGTTGCGGGAGAAAACCTCGCCGCGAGCCTGAAAAGCAAAGCCAAGAGCTGGCGCGACGAGCTAGGCGTTGTTACTGGGGCGGGAAATGTCGCGTTTACGTCGGGGGCGGGCATGGCAGTCTATGGCTCGCGGCTAACCACCGATACCCTCCTGGGAACCTTTCAACTAGAACCATGAAAACTCGTCTACTCGCACTACTCTTTACGTCCCTGGCCGTGAGCGCACTGGCTCAGCAAGCCGGAGTGATCCAGCTTGAGGGCTATGAGATCGACTTTTCCCAGGGAACCTTCCAGGGCAATTTTCGCCCGTCGGGGAAGCTGAGCATCACCTACGTGGGGCGCAGTGGCCCCGCCCACGTGGTGGGTCAGGAGAGCGGGACAAAGCGCCTCTCGGGGAGCAAGGTGCGCTCGATCCGGCGAGAGTTTAGTGCGCGAAGTATTGTCATCCACGCCCAAGAGGTCACGCGAGGCAAGCAGAAGGTCACCGAGCTCAAAGACGCGATCGCCAAGAACGAGGTCATGGTGCTCGTGGAGCAAGTCAACACCGACGGCCAAAAGTCGACGCTCAAGGTGCGTTGCGACCAGGCGGTCTTTACGGCGGGGGCCAAGCCCAAGACCGGGCGTGTCGAGTTCTCGGGCAATGCCAAGGTCTGGGCCTATGGGATGAGCTTTTTGCAAGATGGCGAGCTCAATACCACAGGCGGCTGGATCGACCTGGGCGACCCGGATGACCTCGAGAACAAGCCTCTGAACTTTAGCCTGGAGGGGCTCAGCGGGGCGGTAAAGGTGCGCGAGACCGAGGGCAAGAAGAAGTGATGAGCCCGGTGACGCGTCGCATTGAGGTGACCGAGCTCGCCAAGGTCTACCGGAAGCGCCGGGTGGTCGATGGGGTCTCGCTCAGCTTCGAGCAGGGGGAGATCGTCGGGCTGCTCGGGCCAAACGGCGCGGGCAAGTCCACGACCTTCTACATGATTGTCGGGCTGATCCGCCCGGATAGCGGCAAGGTCCTGCTGGATGGCACTGAGGTCACCCGGATGCCCATGTACCAGCGCGCCCGACGGGGGATTGGCTACCTGGCGCAAGAGGCGAGTGTCTTTCGCAAGCTCACGGTGCGCGAGAACGTGCTCTTGGTGCTTGAGATGACGGGCTTCCCGCGCAAAGACCGTGCCGCCCGCGCCGACCAGCTCATGGAGGATCTCAAGATCACCCACCGTGCCAGCGCCCGCGGTGCCGAGCTCTCGGGCGGGGAGCGTCGCCGTGTCGAGATCGCCCGAGCCTTGGCCGCGAATCCCTCGTTCTTGCTCCTCGACGAGCCCTTTGCGGGGATCGACCCGCGGGCAATCGACGATATCCAAGAGATGGTCCAGGAGCTGAAAAACCGTGGGCTTGGCGTCCTCATCACGGATCACAACGCCGCCGCTACCCTCAACCTCACCGACCGTACCTACGTAATTGTCGATGGGAAGGTGGTCTTCGAGGGCACGCGCGACCAAGTGGCGCAGAACGAGGATGTCCGGCGCTTCTATCTGGGGGAGAACTTCAAGCTGTGACCCGCACGGACCGCATCGTCCTCCTAGAGATCGTCGGGCCGTTTTTTGGCTCGGTGCTTCTCTTTACCAGCCTCTTTTTGGCGGCGGGGGAGCTGCAGAAGCTGGCGGAGTTTGCGCAAAAAGGGGTCCCGGTCACCGAGCTGCTCACGATGGTGGCCTACACCATGCCCTATGTCCTGGCCTACACGATTCCCATGGCCATGCTCCTGGCGACCCTGCTCGGCTTCGGGCGGCTCTCAGGGGACTCGGAGATTGTCGCGCTGTTTGCCTCGGGGACCAGCTTTCCGCGCATCATGGTGCCCGTGATTGGCTTCGCGCTAGCCATCGCCCTGCCCATTATCGTGGTCAACCAGAGCATGATCCCGATCGCCAACCAGCGCCGGGAGGAGATGGCCCGCAGTGTCCGCCAGCGTGGCTCCACTGCCGCCGCGACCAGCGACGCCTTCACGCTCGTGGTCAACGGTGCCCAGCAGGACCAGCGCTACCTGGTGCGCTCCGAGGGCGGGGTGCACTTTGGCAAAGACGGTACCGCGTTTCTGGACCGCGTGGGGATTCTCATCTTTGAGCACGGCCTCGCCGTCAAGGCCGTGGGAGCGGCGCGGGCGGAGTGGAAGCTGGGAACCAACACCTGGACCCTGGTCGATGAGAAGCAGAGCCCCCTCTGGATGGCCGACAGCGCTACCCTGCTTGTCAATACCAGCAAGAGTGTCGCCTTTCGCGAGGTGACCCTGGGCAAGCCTAAAGACCTCTCTACTCTTGCGCCCAAGGTGACAGAAGTTACCAGCGCGGAGCTACCGACCAGGGCGCGGGTGCTTCGGGAGAACGGGGACCTGCCTGGAGCACGCGAGGCGGAGATCGAGCAACAGGGGCGCATCTCGTTTCCCCTCGCCGCGCTGGTCTTTGCGATGGTGGGCGCGCCGCTGGGCGTGCAGAGGACACGCTCGGGGAAGGGGATGGGGTTTGGGTTCTCGGTGCTGATTACCTTTGTGTACTGGACAACGGTGCAGATCTTCCAGGCAGTGGGCAAGGGCGGAGGGCTTCCTCCCGTGGCGGCCTGCGAGATTCCCAATGTGCTGGGGATTGTCGCGGGAATCTGGTTGATCTGGCGTGTGGCGCAAAAGGGCGCGGTAAACTAAGGATACTGTGAACACGACACTGATCTTCTTCACGCTCCTCGTGCCAGTCTCGGGCTTTATTGCCTGGGCCGGGGACAAGATCGGTCACGTGATCGGCAAGCGTCGCCACTCCCTGCTGGGGCTCCGGCCTCGTCACACCGCGACCCTGGTCACCATTCTCTCGGGTGTCGGGATCGCGGCGGCCTCGTTTGGGATGATGTTTGCCTCCAGTGCCAGCTTCCGCGATGTGATCCAGCGGGGCGGTCAGCTCCGGCGTGAGAACGAGGAGCTTGGCCAGCAGATTCGCCAGTCCGGCCAGCGGGTTCGGCTTCTCCAGCACGAGGCGACCCTGGCCGAGCAAGAGCAAAAGAAGGCGGAGCAGGCACGGGCTGAGGCGACCAAGCGCCGCAACGAAGCGGAGGCAAAGTTTACCAGCGCGAGCTCATCGCTGACCCTGGCTGAGGTGAGCCTGCTGGAGGAGAAGAGCCGCCTCGGGCGCACTCAGGCATCGCTGGAGGCCGCCCAGGAGCGGGTCGCGCAGGCACGGAGCGCACTCGATGAGGCCCGTCAGCGCCGCGAGCACGCCGAGGTCGCAGCGAAACTGGTGGAGGGACGGCTCGCGGCGGCGCGTGAGGAGGCCCGCAAGGCGCAGGGACTTGCGGACCGTGCGACAAGCGAGTTCAACCTCGTGGTTCAGGAGCAGAAGCGGCGTCTAGAGGGGCAGCGCGGGGAGCTGGAGCGCCTCAACACTCAGGTGTCGGAGCAGACACAGCGGCTCAGTGACCAGCAGCGCACTCTGGAGAACCAGAGCACTCAGGCCACCCAGCAGAAGCGTGAGGTAGGGCGCCTCGCCATGGAGCTGGAGCTCCTGGAGAAGCAGCGGCAGGAGCTGGAGAAGCGCCGCAACGAGGCCCAGGACTCGCTCAACGAGGTCCTTAAGGTTACCATTGCGCTCCGCAACGGGCAGATTAGCTACCGTGTCGGGGAAGAGGTTGCCCGCCTCTCGGTGCCCAGTGGCAATGAGTGGAAGGTGCACAACATCCTCGAGGGCCTGCTGATGACCGCATCCCGCCAGGCAGAGAAGCGGGGTGCCCGCACGGCACCAGGAGGGATTCGGGCGGTCTGGATCCCCGAGCGGCAGATCCAGGGCGACGATGGCAAGGTGCAGAACCTGGCCGAGGTGGATGCCCTCCACACGGCGGCCAAGAACATCAGCAAGTCCAAAGAGGAAGTGGTGGTCGTGGTGACGGCGGTGGGCAATGCGGTGGTGGGGGAGCCCGTGCCCGTGGACATCAAGACCTGGCGCAACCCGCTCATCCTCACGGCGGGACAGTCGCTGGGGGAGCTGACGGTCGATGGGAACAAGCCGGGGGCGGAGCTGGCGGAGACCCTCTCACGGTTTCTGCGTGGTGAGGTGCGCAAGCGGCTGCTGGAGGCGGGGACGATTCCCATCGGGGACACAGGGGAGCAGAGTGTGGGGGAGACCAGCTTGGACACGCTCCTGAAGGCGCTCGACTCCGTGCGCTCCCTGCACGCCCGCGCCCGTGTGACTGTCCGCGCCGCCCGTGACCTGCGTGCCGCGGACCCGGTCGCGCTGGAGTTCGAGATCAAGCCCGTGGAGGCACCGGTCGTGCCCCCGTTCCAGCACCAGCCGTGAGAGTTCTCGCCATCGATCCGGGAAGCGCCAAGTGCGGAGTCGCAGTGGTGGAGCCCGGCCAGCTCTTGCACCGGGAGATTGTCGCCCGGGACCAGCTTCTTGTCAGGGTCGCAGCGCTTCGGGCACAGCTTACTCCTGATGTGATTGTCCTGGGCGATGGCACTCAGAGTGGGGCGCTCCTCACCGCTCTGCCAGAGGCGCGGCTTGTGAAGGAGGCCTACACCAGCCAGCGTGCCCGTGAGCGCCTGCGTCGAAGCCTGCCTTGGTGGAGGCGCGTTCTCCCTCTGAGTGCCCCCTACGACGATCTCGTTGCCGTGATTCTCGCCGAAGACTGGCTGGCACAGCAGGAATCCCCGTGCGAGTCGCCGAACTCTCCGGCATGAAACGATTGCTTTTTCTTGCCGCAACGGTTGCCTTGGCGACAGCGGCGCACGCCGATGTCAAGCTCCCCGCGATCCTCAACGAGGGCATGGTCCTCCAGCGAAGCGCCCCCCTGAACTTCTGGGGCTGGGCCGATGACGGGGAGCAGGTGACGGTAGAGTTCCTCGGGCAGAAGAAGACGGTCACGGCCAAGAACGGCAAGTGGGAGCTCACGCTCAAGGCCATTCGTACCGCAGGCGGCCCCTTCCCCCTGACCATCTCCGGTAAGAACAAGATCGAGTTTAAGGATATTCTAGTGGGAGAGGTCTGGGTCTGCTCGGGGCAGAGCAACATGGAGTGGACACTCAAGAACTCGTTCCAGTCCGACGGCGATATCGCCAAGTCTGCCAACCCGAACCTGCGGCTCTTCATGGTCAAGAACACCCGCTCCGATAGCCCCAAGCAGGATGTCGAGGTCCAGCAGCCCTGGGGAGCGGCCTCGCCGGAGACCGCCGCGGGGTTCTCGGCGGTGGGCTACTACTTCGGGCGGATGCTCCAGGAGAAGCTGGGGGTCCCCATCGGCCTGATCTCCTCCGACTGGGGCGGCACCCCCGCAGAGGCCTGGACCCCGGAAGAGAGGCTCACGAGCAACCCCGAGCTGAAGAAGATTGTCGAGAGCTACCCCGCGGCCCGGGCCCGCTACGACGAGCAGCTGAAAAAGTGGGAGGCGGACTCCGCGCAGGCAAAGGCCGAGGGCAAGCGCGCACCAAACCGCCCCAACCTCTGGCGCTACTCCGAGCTCTACAACGCCATGATCGCCCCGATCACCCACTTTGGGATTCGTGGCGCGATCTGGTACCAGGGCGAGTCCAATGCCAGCCGCGCGATGCAGTACCGTGAGCTCTTCCCGACCATGATCGAGAGCTGGCGCTCGGTCTGGGACAAGAAGGACATGCCGTTCTATCTCGTCCAGCTCGCTCCCTACCAGGGAACCGGCTCGCCCAAGACCGAGTACGCCGAGCTTCGGGAGGCCCAGACCCTCGCGACCCAGCGCCTCAAGAACGTGGGGATGGCGGTGATCACGGACGTGGGGGAGGAGAAAGATATCCACCCCAAGAAGAAGCAGCCCGTGGGGGAGCGCCTGGCGCTACTGGCGCGGCGCGATCTCTACAAAGAGAAGGGCTTAGTGGCTCAGGGGCCCAGCATGAAGAAGGTGTCGTTCGACGGGGCCAAGGCGGTCGTGACCTTTGAGAACACGGGCACGGGCCTAATGGCAGCGTCCACGGACTCGCTGGGCAATAGTGTCGAGGCGGGCAAGGTGGTCGGCTTTACGGTCGCGGGCAGTGACGGTGTCTTCTACCCCGCCGAGGCCGTGCTGGAGGGGACGGACCGGGTCGTGGTGACCTGCGCTCAGGTACCCAGCCCCAAGGCGGTGCGCTACGCCTTTATCAACTTCCCGATCACCAATCTCTGGAACAAGGAAGGCCTGCCCGCCAACCCCTTCCGCTCGGACATGCCGAAGTGAGTCCGACCCAAGGCCTCGCTCAGCAGCCCTTGAATTCCTTCCTAGAGGCCGATGCGGCGCGCGCCGATGACGAGCTCAACCGGGTGTATGGGCTGCTGGTGGCGGCGCTTGCGAAGAATCCGAAGGGCACGACGGCGCTCCGCAGTGCCCAGCGTGCCTGGCTGGTCTTTCGCGATGCCGAGGTAAAGGCGGCGGGCGA from Armatimonas rosea includes:
- a CDS encoding SMP-30/gluconolactonase/LRE family protein; translation: MSTTTILSVIAPGAALEKLAGEFSFTEGPTADAQGNVYFTDQPNDRILIWSTDGKLSTFMQPCGRSNGMYFDAAGNLWSCADDLNQLWCIGKDKKVTVVVLTDPAGKLLNGPNDVWVHPKKTGGLYFTDPLYARPYWKRDPKMQPAGQYVYYLAPDHKTLRAVATDLTQPNGITGTPDGKTLYVADIGAGKTYSYQIQKDGSLANKKLFCSLGSDGMTLDSEGNLYLTGKGVTVFDKTGKQIENIPVPEGWTANVSFGGKDRKTLFITASKGLYAIKTRTHGVHSK
- a CDS encoding AbrB/MazE/SpoVT family DNA-binding domain-containing protein; this translates as MKAKIISVGNSAGIILPKEVLDSMKVEKGDTLYIRETVSGYEVSPYDPDFDEYMEAARIIMRENRDALRRLAGHDD
- a CDS encoding type II toxin-antitoxin system death-on-curing family toxin codes for the protein MTEPRWVSRRWVLAVHDEQLAEHGGGAGVRDDGLLESALARPQNLWSYGEPAPDLAALAATYAYGIAKNHAFVDGNKRTALVVSFGFFWVNGYKMTTSQSENAVVFEQLAAGELSEEELANWFRNHSEPR
- the nadC gene encoding carboxylating nicotinate-nucleotide diphosphorylase, which codes for MKLLPIQYEETVRAALIEDIGAGDVTTLLSVPAENRARGVFLVKAEGVLCGLEVAACAFRLVDPAIEFTPLVVDGTRVSYGDIVAKLSGPAQSLLTGERVALNFSQRLSGTASLTRRFVDAVAGTKARIVDTRKTTPGLRTLEKYAVRCGGGHNHRYGLGDGVLIKDNHLAAGGGVAACVARAREHAPHPLRIEVECKTLAQVDEAVAAGADILLLDNMSNEQLRVAVEKIAGRALAEASGGVNLATVRGIAETGVDIISVGALTHSAAALDISLDFDES
- a CDS encoding biotin--[acetyl-CoA-carboxylase] ligase; this translates as MRFGGTWLACGSVLSTMDVAREHLAKSGEYGAVVQAQAQTAGRGRQGKAWFTPPEGTQVSMTVIGHPVALRDAWRLAPMAGVAVVEGIEACLPECGLRVRFPNDVLLSGRKLAGVLIETMSVPGEPELCTPLIGIGVNVNVPASAFPLELQTQATSLRRELEREITEPIAEQVVQALGRLWELPAEDWLARWHGLLAPQATRVFVLEGRAQRCRVVLLGADGKLVVETEEGELRAISAAQVILGEE
- a CDS encoding class I SAM-dependent methyltransferase, which translates into the protein MRSDLLVTTSHKPDALLWARAEAYATQLACPLASRHAEGMPVVFGRYPDAQRALIVQSHRLLLVDRAGTQFFFHPNLGAMRLRNILRGQPDYLLEAMQLQPGDSVLDCTLGYAGEASLCAHVVGDAGEVHGIEGNPEVGLVVREGLQVFVTDKALLNAAMRRVRVVHLGHHLEFLRTCPDKRYDIVYFDPFFDVPVDTEETLVPLKAFGEHAPLTAEALTQARRIARRRVVVKTARWSEQLAEFGITELVGGKSGRVVYGVLPVAV
- the lptB gene encoding LPS export ABC transporter ATP-binding protein → MSPVTRRIEVTELAKVYRKRRVVDGVSLSFEQGEIVGLLGPNGAGKSTTFYMIVGLIRPDSGKVLLDGTEVTRMPMYQRARRGIGYLAQEASVFRKLTVRENVLLVLEMTGFPRKDRAARADQLMEDLKITHRASARGAELSGGERRRVEIARALAANPSFLLLDEPFAGIDPRAIDDIQEMVQELKNRGLGVLITDHNAAATLNLTDRTYVIVDGKVVFEGTRDQVAQNEDVRRFYLGENFKL
- a CDS encoding LptF/LptG family permease; amino-acid sequence: MTRTDRIVLLEIVGPFFGSVLLFTSLFLAAGELQKLAEFAQKGVPVTELLTMVAYTMPYVLAYTIPMAMLLATLLGFGRLSGDSEIVALFASGTSFPRIMVPVIGFALAIALPIIVVNQSMIPIANQRREEMARSVRQRGSTAAATSDAFTLVVNGAQQDQRYLVRSEGGVHFGKDGTAFLDRVGILIFEHGLAVKAVGAARAEWKLGTNTWTLVDEKQSPLWMADSATLLVNTSKSVAFREVTLGKPKDLSTLAPKVTEVTSAELPTRARVLRENGDLPGAREAEIEQQGRISFPLAALVFAMVGAPLGVQRTRSGKGMGFGFSVLITFVYWTTVQIFQAVGKGGGLPPVAACEIPNVLGIVAGIWLIWRVAQKGAVN
- a CDS encoding DUF3084 domain-containing protein, producing the protein MNTTLIFFTLLVPVSGFIAWAGDKIGHVIGKRRHSLLGLRPRHTATLVTILSGVGIAAASFGMMFASSASFRDVIQRGGQLRRENEELGQQIRQSGQRVRLLQHEATLAEQEQKKAEQARAEATKRRNEAEAKFTSASSSLTLAEVSLLEEKSRLGRTQASLEAAQERVAQARSALDEARQRREHAEVAAKLVEGRLAAAREEARKAQGLADRATSEFNLVVQEQKRRLEGQRGELERLNTQVSEQTQRLSDQQRTLENQSTQATQQKREVGRLAMELELLEKQRQELEKRRNEAQDSLNEVLKVTIALRNGQISYRVGEEVARLSVPSGNEWKVHNILEGLLMTASRQAEKRGARTAPGGIRAVWIPERQIQGDDGKVQNLAEVDALHTAAKNISKSKEEVVVVVTAVGNAVVGEPVPVDIKTWRNPLILTAGQSLGELTVDGNKPGAELAETLSRFLRGEVRKRLLEAGTIPIGDTGEQSVGETSLDTLLKALDSVRSLHARARVTVRAARDLRAADPVALEFEIKPVEAPVVPPFQHQP
- a CDS encoding sialate O-acetylesterase, which gives rise to MKRLLFLAATVALATAAHADVKLPAILNEGMVLQRSAPLNFWGWADDGEQVTVEFLGQKKTVTAKNGKWELTLKAIRTAGGPFPLTISGKNKIEFKDILVGEVWVCSGQSNMEWTLKNSFQSDGDIAKSANPNLRLFMVKNTRSDSPKQDVEVQQPWGAASPETAAGFSAVGYYFGRMLQEKLGVPIGLISSDWGGTPAEAWTPEERLTSNPELKKIVESYPAARARYDEQLKKWEADSAQAKAEGKRAPNRPNLWRYSELYNAMIAPITHFGIRGAIWYQGESNASRAMQYRELFPTMIESWRSVWDKKDMPFYLVQLAPYQGTGSPKTEYAELREAQTLATQRLKNVGMAVITDVGEEKDIHPKKKQPVGERLALLARRDLYKEKGLVAQGPSMKKVSFDGAKAVVTFENTGTGLMAASTDSLGNSVEAGKVVGFTVAGSDGVFYPAEAVLEGTDRVVVTCAQVPSPKAVRYAFINFPITNLWNKEGLPANPFRSDMPK